The following is a genomic window from Pirellulales bacterium.
CGGGGCGGCTTCGAACCGATTACAGGCCGCCGGTGATTTTTAGGAGTTGGCCAGTTTTGGGGGCGCCGGGTTTGGCATCGGCGGGGCGGGCGGGGCCGAGGATCGTAACATACAAGACGCCGTCGGGGGCGAAGCACAAGGCGGTCGGCCGATCGAGCGATGTGATTTTGACGGCCTTGACGCCCATTTCGCCGCCACTTTCGCTCGCATCGAGCCGATACAACCCCGCCTTGGCAGCATCCGCCCAAGCCGCGTCGACGGCATACAGCAGACCGGTTTGTGGGCTATACGCCAAGCCGGCGATGTCCAATAACCCGGTCGGCAGGTTGAGCAGCAATTTGCCGTTCGACGGATTGTAGAACGAGAGCGAACTGTCGGGCGACTTGTCGAGTTTTCCGCCTTCGCCGACGACCAGTTCGTTTCGTTTGCTGATCACGAGCGCCGACGGATTGCCGGTGTGGGCCAATTTCGCGGTGGCGATGAGTGGTCGCAAAGGGGCAAAAATCATTTCGTGGTGCTTGTCTTTCGCCTCGGGCGTCCAGGCCCGAGATACCAACCCGCCGGCATCGCCGTGGGAAGTTGCGAAGATCGCATACGGGACCAGTTCCGAGCCCTCGGTCGCACCCGGCGAACGCGTGCCCTGGCGATGCGTCGATGCGGCGGCTACCGCGTAGAACCAACTTTCGCCCGTCGCGCTTTGAGCCTCTGGCTTTTCACCATGGCTATCGGGCTGGATCGTCAACACCTTTTTGGCGTCGTCGAGCGAAAGGGGCTTATTGTTTGCCGGCAGGCTAAACAACCGCACGGCGTCTTTTCCCGGCCCTTCCCCACCGCTGCCCACGACGAGATACTCCGTCGCGGGAAAAAAAGCCAACCCTAGCGGCCCGGCCCGCAGCTCCGGCAAGTCGGGCGCTTGTCCAACCGGAAAGCCGGTGATCGCCGGCAGCGGCTTGGCATCTTTGCCGGGCACGATCCGCACCACGCGCCCCGCGCCGCTTTCGGATACGAACAGATCGCCGCCGTTTGGCCGCACGACCACCGCCAGCGGAGTGTCGAGCCCGGCGACAACGGTCTCCGTCTTCACCGCCGGAGCGGCGGAATCGGCGATTGCGAAATTCGAAGCGGATGCAAGCAATCCAACCGCGAGCAACAGAAGCAATCCCCAATAGGGGCAATCGCGAGACGGCGGGCGAGTTCGATTCATCGATGCTCCGGTAAATTTCAGAACGCGCGAAACCGCAAGCGAGAAGCGGCGGTTTGCACAGGCATTCAACTCGTCGCGACGCCCAATCCGTTACCTTAGCGCCGGATGCGATTGTTCGTAGGCCGAGATGCTTTCTTCATGGGCCAGCGTAAGGCCAATGTCGTCGAGACCGTTCAACAGGCAATGCCGCCGAAATGGCTCGATCGGAAACTCGGTCGACCATCCATATTCATCGCTGACCATGCAGCTTTCAAGATCGATCGAAAGTTTGTAGCCGGAATGCTCGGCCGCGCGGCGGAATAGTTCGTCGACCACATCGTCGGGCAGGCGGACCGGCAATAGGCCGTTCTTGAAACAGTTGTTGTAGAAAATATCGGCGAAACTCGGCGCGATCAGCGCACGAAAGCCGAAATCGGCCAGCGCCCAAGGAGCATGCTCGCGGCTCGAGCCGCAGCCGAAATTTCGCCGCGCCAGTAGCACGCTCGCGCCGCGCAGCTCCGGCCGATTCAATTCGAAATCGGGATTTTCCGTCCCATCTTGATTCAATCGCCAATCGAAGAACAGATATTGCCCGAAACCGGTCCGTTCGATCCGTTTGAGAAACTGCTTGGGAATGATCTGATCGGTGTCGACATTCGAGCGATCCAGCGATGCGACCAGCCCAGTGTGTTTTACGAATGGCTGCATAAATTTCGATGTTCAAATTTGGATTAGAAGCCGGCCAACGCGCGAAACCGCAAGCGAGCCACCGCCCGCAATTTATCTTTTTTCTCGCCCCTAGCCCCTCGCCCCTCGCCCCTCGTGATACTTCCACCCCCGGATATCGACGAAATGACCGGTCACCGCGGCAGCGGCGGCCATGGCCGGCGAAACGAGGTGCGTGCGGCCGCCGCGGCCCTGGCGCCCCTCGAAGTTGCGATTGCTCGTCGATGCACAGCGCTCGCCCGGCTGCAAGATATCGGGATTCATCCCAAGGCACATACTGCAACCGGCCTCGCGCCATTCGAAACCGGCTTGGCGAAAGATTCGATCGAGCCCTTCCGCCTCGGCTTGCTGTTTCACTTGCCCGCTGCCGGGCACGACCATCGCATGCACGCTCGCCGCGACGCGATAGCCGCCGATCACGGCCGCCGCGGCCCGCAGGTCTTCGATCCGGGCGTTGGTGCACGAACCGATGAACACGCGGTCGAGCGGGATCGAGGTGATCGGCATGCCCGGCTTGAGGTCCATATATTCCAGCGCCCGAACCGCCGTTTTGCGTTCGTCGTCGTTGGCGAAGCCCGACGGATCCGGTACGGCCGCATCGACGGCCACCACCTGCCCGGGGTTCGTGCCCCAGGTGACTTGCGGCGTAATCTCTTTCGCAT
Proteins encoded in this region:
- the leuD gene encoding 3-isopropylmalate dehydratase small subunit, which produces MQPFVKHTGLVASLDRSNVDTDQIIPKQFLKRIERTGFGQYLFFDWRLNQDGTENPDFELNRPELRGASVLLARRNFGCGSSREHAPWALADFGFRALIAPSFADIFYNNCFKNGLLPVRLPDDVVDELFRRAAEHSGYKLSIDLESCMVSDEYGWSTEFPIEPFRRHCLLNGLDDIGLTLAHEESISAYEQSHPALR